GTCGGCCGACTCACAGACGACATAGACCAGATAGTCTTGCCGCGGCGCTTGTCCGGCGGCGGTTGTCCCAGAGAAGCGAGTAGGGAGTAGAGCGAGAAAGAGGATGATTAAACAGGCCCGCCATTGATTCATTCGGTTCTCGCACCTTGTTGGAGTCATTGTAGGAACCTCAGCTAACCGGAAGATGATAGCAAGGGAGGCCGTTTCACTGCATCCCGAGCAGAGTCATTCGCCGGTTGTCTCTCACTTGCTCGTCACAAACTCCAGGGGTTGTAAGCGGTCACGGCGTCGGGTACAGTCAGCGCCTAGTCATCCGAATTGAAATATGATGTCAGTCAAGTTTCGCGAGAATGTTGGAAGCGGAAGTGTGAGGAGGTAAAAGAATGAGGATCCATGCGATGGGGTTGGCGCTGCTACTGACAGCCGTATTGTTGAGCGTTCCAATACTAAACACGAGGACACTGGGAGTAAACGACGGTGGTACCGCGCAAGCACAGACGCAAGCGCGGAATCCAGCTCGAGAGGCGCTTATTGCGAGAGCCAAGTCATTCGAGCTGAATACGCCCTACGTGCCTCCTCCGGGTGACCCGCTTGAGCACGCTGCGTCGGGGTACGCGAAGGTTATCTGCTCAGCGGTGTTTATCACCGGGCTCGATCCCGAGTTCGCCGCAAAGAACATCGGCGGCTTCACCGGTCCTTTCGAGGAGCGAGACACGCTGGGCAAGCCGGTGATCGACCGAACTAACAAAACCGTCACGGTAGCCGCGCCCAGCGGAGTGAAGCGCATCGCCAGGTATCTTGGCAGTCAAGGATGCGTGACGCTTCCCGCGGGCAAGGACTCGCTGAGCTTTAAGCCTATAACGGTAAAAAGTAAATTGCCGGATGCTTCAACTCAAGGGTGGCCGATGGGGGATGTGTTGCCCAAGGAACCTCTGCCCTCCCAGATCAACGCCGCGAAACTCAAGCAAGCAATTGACGCGGCCTTTGAACCTGCAGAAGGTCTGACCGCGGCGTTCGTCGTAACGTGGAAAGGTCGCATAATCGCAGAGCGCTATCGAGAAGGCATCACCGCGAGCACTCCGCTCGAGAGCTGGTCCATGGGTAAGAGCCTGATCTCCACGCTGATGGGCATACTCGTCAAACAAGGCGTCTACGACCTACAGCAACCGGCACCCATTCCCGAATGGCAGAGCACAGGTGATCCGCGAGCCAAGATTCGCATCGCCGACATCATGCGCATGTCGAGCGGCTTGCGAATCCGAGCGCCTCAGGACCCCGACTATGATCCAACGCTCGGTTATCCCGATCATATGTATTTCTACACCGGTGGCATCAACACGTTTCAATATGCCGCGACTCGGCCGCAGCAGTGGCCGCCAAACACGGTGGGTCGCTATCGCAACTGCGATCCGTCGTTGATCAGCTATCTCATTCGACTTGCGGTCGAGAAGCGCGGCGAGGAGTACTTGTCATTTCCGCAGCGCGCGCTGTTCGACAAGATCGGCGTTAGGACGATGGTGCTGGAAACTGATCCGCATGGAAACTTTCTCACGCAAGGGTACGAGTTTGGATCGGGGCGCGATTGGGCCCGGCTCGGGAATCTCTATCTTCAGGACGGTGTGTGGCGGGGCGAGCGGATTCTGCCAGAGGGATTCGCGAAATTCGTGAGCACGCTTGCGCCGGCGTGGGAAGCAGACAAGCGCCCGGTTTACGGCGCGTTCTTCTGGATCAACGGCGACGGAGGGTATCCGGTGCCGAAGGATGCTTATTTCATGGCCGGCGCCGGCGGGCAATGGACGATGATAATTCCTTCGCATGATCTGGTTGTGGTGAGGCTCGGGCATTATCGAGGCAGCAGCAAGGGAACTCAGTCGTTCAAGAAATCGCTTGCGATCTTGATGGAGGCTGTGCCGAAGAAATGATTTGCGATCTTGGCGACGCCGTCGCATACGGCGGCGATACTGAAACGCAGGCCCAGGAACCTTTCATCTTCATTTATGATTTCAAAGATTGCCGTGCGCACTTCGAGGCCTCGGTAAGCGGGAGTCGCTTGTTGCAAGAGGATTCTCCATTGGTCAAAAACTCCGAGAGGTCGCGGCCTCCCTTTTGCACCACTATCCTGATATCTTCAGCCGGTAGATCGACCACCAGTGTTGAGTATCACGCTCAGAGATAGCCGTAATACGGACGAACCTGGCGCGAACTGGATTAAAGCTTGCCCCAGAGCGACCGGGTTCCCCGCGACCTTCAAAAACGGTTAGCCACTGTCCGCCATCCGAGCTCACGTCAATTTTGTACCGGCGTGCGAAATCTTCGCCATCGGGCTCGTGGATTAGCACAACCTTTGAAATGGTGTAGCTTCCACCCAAGTCCGCTTGCAGCCAGCTCCCGGCATAATTGGCCTTGTTCGTTGTGGCGCGCGTCGTGTTGTTATCATCGGCGACGCTGGCGTCGTTTGAGAAGCCTCGCGATGTTACGCTTCTTATTTGGCGGGTGAGCCGCTCATCGTCCTCGTCCGCAACAACCTCTGGATCGAGGTTGGTACGAACCTCGGCTATCGACCACAAGTGATTACTATCTCTATTTCGAAGCGCGGTGATACGAATATACCGCGTCGCAACCGGCTCGAATCGGGCTACGCTGCGACCTACCTTTCCCGGACCGCGCCATACCTCGCGGAACCTGCTTTCGTTTGCCTGCCTACTTACTTCCACCTTGTATTCAACCGGATAGTCCTCGGCCCATCGCCCATGAAGCTGCACCACGCGCGACAGTTCGTACTCTCCTCCGAGATCGATGGTGATCGCGAGCCCTTCATAATTNNNNNNNNNNNNNNNNNNNNNNNNNNNNNNNNNNNNNNNNNNNNNNNNNNNNNNNNNNNNNNNNNNNNNNNNNNNNNNNNNNNNNNNNNNNNNNNNNNNNAATTCGGCGATCGACCAGTCCTCTCGATATGTGGTGTTCTTTGCAGTTGCGGTTATCCGAACATAACGCGCCAGAATCGCGGGAAACTCCGCTCGGCTTTCACCGCGCTCGCCGGGTCCTTCGAATGCAGTCATCCAGGGTCCGGAAAGCGATTCAGCGACTTCAATTTTATACGTTCCCGGATAGTGAGTCGCCCACGGCCCAAACTCTTGCTTGACACCGATAATGTTCTGCAAGCCACCCGCGTCTATTGTGACGCTCATGCCAACGTAGTCGGTCTTGCCGGAGGTCGCTCGCGTATCGGTCTTTCCATCATTGGCATTCAGTATATCGAGCAACTCACCCGACACACCGGCTGGTCTGACTGTACGCGACTGCACCGTCTGCTGCGCCAGCGTTCTGACGCCTCCCGGCAACATGCCGATAATGACGGTCAGGCACGCGGTCAACGCGAAAGGTTTTGCTTGTGAAATCATTGTCGCACACCCCCTTGTTCGACCAGTTTCTACATCTGCGATGGTGCGAACCGGTACGACGTTGCATGAAATGACGCCGTGGAAACCGAGCCCCATGATCTAGTCTTGCGCAGATGCTCAACGAGCGCAAGACAACGGATTAGCTGGCGGCTCAACACGAGAGCCATGAGTCTCCTGTCGCGAGCTCGTTGAGATCATCTTCTTTGAACGCGTTGAAAGTAACAGTCAAGAGGGCTAAAGTTAGCCGTTATCCTAGGGTTGGGTTCGGAGGTACACATTTTGATCTCAGATACTTTCTCCCATTACCGCATAGTTAAGAAGCTCGCAGCAGGTTTAGTAGGTGAGTGAAGTCAATCTCGCCAATGACATCAAACTCAAGCGCAAGGCCGGTGTATAGTCGGCAAAGCCCGAGTCGAAAGGAGTGCGAACAAGGTGTTGGCCCAGCGCATTGTTTCGGAACTCGAAAGCAAGACAGAGCCCAACCTCGAACATGACAGTTCAACGAATTACCTGATCCGTCGCTATCGCAAGCTCAAGGAAACTTAATGATGTCCAGCTCCCAATCTCCGGATCCACTCAAGGACCCATCCGCTCACACTATCGTTGCGGGGGACCTCGCGGCTGTCTTTTTGCCCGGCCACGGTATGCTCGGCGCCTCGCTTCGCCACCGGAACATGGAGATCCTGCGGCGCATTGAAGACCTCCAGGCCGCCGCAGCTAAGGGTAGCACCGCCGGAATTCCGTTACTTCATCCATGGGCGAACCGCCTCGCGGGTTCCCAATATCGCGCTGCGGGGCGAGAGGTGAACCTCGATACGTCGTCGCCGCTTCTTCACCTCGATGAACATGGCCTCCCGATGCACGGCGTGCCCTGGGCGCTGCTCACCTGGAAGGTGACCGAAGCGACACAAGACGCCCTCGCGGCCCGGCTCGAATGGGACAGCAGCGACCTCCTTGCAATCTTCCCATTCCGTCACCGGCTTGAGATTACTGCAAGGCTTCGCCCTGATGGACTCGTGTTGGAGACGACGCTGGCAGCGGGTTCCGATGGCCCAGTCCCGGTGAGCTACGGCTTCCATCCTTATTTCGGACTGCCTGAGCTTCCGCGCGCGCAGTGGCGGCTTGAGTTGCCGGCAATGCGGAGGCTGGTGCTCGACGGCCGCGGGATCCCGACCGGCGAGGAAGAAGCCTTCGACGGGTTCGACGCGCAGCTCGGCGAAAGCAATTTCGACGATTGCTTCGCCCTCATCGCCGGGAGCACGTCGTTCTCTCTCTCTGGCGCCGGTCGTCGAATCACGGTCGAGTTCCTCGCAGGTTACCCGTACGCGCAAATCTTCGCGCCAAAGGGCAAGGATTACGTCGCGCTGGAGCCGATGACCGCGCCGACGAGCGCACTCACCACCGGCCGCGGGCTGCATCTCGTGGAGCCGGGCGGTGAGTTCCGGTCGGCATTTCGAATCCGTGTCGATCGACTCTAGTAATACCGTTAGGCTGGCAACCCTAAAGACGCGACCTCCGCTAAAGCGCGTCTTCTTCTCTGCGACTGAAGTACAATTTAAGCCAGAGGAGGGGCAGACAAGTTTCAATCCGCTAAAGCGCGTCTTCTTCTCTGCGACCAGACACTTCAAGCGCATCTTCGGATGGACAACTGTTTCAATCCGCTAAAGCGCGTCTTCTTCTCTGCGACATGAAGGTGACGATGAGCGCTGGCACGTTTCAGATGTTTCAATCCGCTAAAGCGCGTCTTCTTCTCTGCGACTGGGGCTAGTTCTCCTCGCCCGGTGCGTTGGCCTCGTCTAGGGGCGTTGGGTCGTTTCAATCCGCTAAAGCGCGTCTTCTTCTCTGCGACCCCTACTTGGGAGATAAAGGTCAAGGGA
This window of the Acidobacteriota bacterium genome carries:
- a CDS encoding serine hydrolase, coding for MRIHAMGLALLLTAVLLSVPILNTRTLGVNDGGTAQAQTQARNPAREALIARAKSFELNTPYVPPPGDPLEHAASGYAKVICSAVFITGLDPEFAAKNIGGFTGPFEERDTLGKPVIDRTNKTVTVAAPSGVKRIARYLGSQGCVTLPAGKDSLSFKPITVKSKLPDASTQGWPMGDVLPKEPLPSQINAAKLKQAIDAAFEPAEGLTAAFVVTWKGRIIAERYREGITASTPLESWSMGKSLISTLMGILVKQGVYDLQQPAPIPEWQSTGDPRAKIRIADIMRMSSGLRIRAPQDPDYDPTLGYPDHMYFYTGGINTFQYAATRPQQWPPNTVGRYRNCDPSLISYLIRLAVEKRGEEYLSFPQRALFDKIGVRTMVLETDPHGNFLTQGYEFGSGRDWARLGNLYLQDGVWRGERILPEGFAKFVSTLAPAWEADKRPVYGAFFWINGDGGYPVPKDAYFMAGAGGQWTMIIPSHDLVVVRLGHYRGSSKGTQSFKKSLAILMEAVPKK
- a CDS encoding discoidin domain-containing protein: NYEGLAITIDLGGEYELSRVVQLHGRWAEDYPVEYKVEVSRQANESRFREVWRGPGKVGRSVARFEPVATRYIRITALRNRDSNHLWSIAEVRTNLDPEVVADEDDERLTRQIRSVTSRGFSNDASVADDNNTTRATTNKANYAGSWLQADLGGSYTISKVVLIHEPDGEDFARRYKIDVSSDGGQWLTVFEGRGEPGRSGASFNPVRARFVRITAISERDTQHWWSIYRLKISG
- a CDS encoding discoidin domain-containing protein, producing the protein MISQAKPFALTACLTVIIGMLPGGVRTLAQQTVQSRTVRPAGVSGELLDILNANDGKTDTRATSGKTDYVGMSVTIDAGGLQNIIGVKQEFGPWATHYPGTYKIEVAESLSGPWMTAFEGPGERGESRAEFPAILARYVRITATAKNTTYREDWSIAE
- a CDS encoding aldose 1-epimerase — encoded protein: MMSSSQSPDPLKDPSAHTIVAGDLAAVFLPGHGMLGASLRHRNMEILRRIEDLQAAAAKGSTAGIPLLHPWANRLAGSQYRAAGREVNLDTSSPLLHLDEHGLPMHGVPWALLTWKVTEATQDALAARLEWDSSDLLAIFPFRHRLEITARLRPDGLVLETTLAAGSDGPVPVSYGFHPYFGLPELPRAQWRLELPAMRRLVLDGRGIPTGEEEAFDGFDAQLGESNFDDCFALIAGSTSFSLSGAGRRITVEFLAGYPYAQIFAPKGKDYVALEPMTAPTSALTTGRGLHLVEPGGEFRSAFRIRVDRL